The following proteins are encoded in a genomic region of Parus major isolate Abel chromosome 18, Parus_major1.1, whole genome shotgun sequence:
- the PECAM1 gene encoding platelet endothelial cell adhesion molecule isoform X15: MYLALLVIFLQCSEVYAQGKVFTFNRVEIRVQPSVKVKNGAPMSISCHADISKNTDFQLKHNFTIFKNGKLVFMTVSDKEDAWYEIPAARSSDTGDYECTVKADGKLSFSNSIYVWVAGMTKPILTADKKEVIEGEVVKLRCELPEEVPPLEFVFRKIKTNSAPKEKHVLEQNQNFSEMEYYVEEGDNILQFDCFGKRQIRSGWESSQHSNRTLVTVKEPFIKPTLITKPSNNVTEGDQIEFECSTVVAQIRDIEIIFQKNRTILNNVRDKKFLKYSTVATQEDSGEYLCKVEQGAVSKTTKLNVYVSELFPRPTLSASMTKLDESKDLILSCSINGVRRANFSMLRKSPSGDVLLKNSRVLPIKVSVNDTGFYTCKAEVKGIVKESKPVWINVYAPVSKPTLSVVSGSPEVVLGKPLHLICHSVMGTPPITFTFYKGDEIKKNVTNDTYATFLDEDIGLNDNGGYKCDARNNHSSGVKTSNILNVTVIVPIRDASLGSIPYGEVEVGSDTAFLCSVKEGSWPIDFKFFKKTDREVLLHEVREYSDRTIWHKKTMKRRDTGTYYCMASNRASVDVRSRPITISVILAAWQKGVIAAFVLTAMAGAGAVALWWFLRKKKKAKGPSMEMSGSPLAPNLTSEKLTRQPSDGNYYSGSGYIEDNENHMKSTDESKGPDLESAEVDYTEVEVSTLDPHRENIWAS; the protein is encoded by the exons ATGTATCTTGCTCTGCTGGTGATTTTCTTGCAGT gtTCAGAAGTTTATGCTCAGGGGAAAG TTTTTACTTTCAACAGAGTTGAAATCAGGGTTCAGCCATCTGTCAAAGTGAAGAATGGAGCTCCAATGTCAATTAGCTGCCATGCTGATATTAGCAAAAATACTGATTTCCAGCTGAAGcataattttacaatttttaagAATGGGAAGCTTGTGTTTATGACCGTATCAGACAAAGAAGATGCATGGTATGAAATACCTGCAGCCAGGTCTTCAGATACAGGAGACTATGAATGTACTGTGAAAGCAGATGGAAAGCTGAGTTTCAGTAACTCCATCTATGTTTGGGTAGCAG GAATGACCAAGCCAATCCTGACTGCAGACAAAAAAGAAGTTATAGAGGGTGAAGTTGTGAAATTACGTTGTGAGCTGCCAGAAGAAGTACCTCCTTTAGAGTTCGTTTTCCGGAAGATAAAGACAAATTCAGCACCTAAGGAAAAACATGTActtgaacaaaaccaaaatttttctgaaatggaataTTATGTTGAAGAGGGAgataatattttacaatttgATTGCTTTGGCAAGAGACAAATAAGATCGGGATGGGAAAGCTCACAACACAGCAACAGAACACTTGTTACAGTCAAGG AACCATTTATAAAGCCCACTCTGATCACCAAGCCCTCGAATAATGTTACAGAGGGAGACCAAATAGAATTTGAATGCTCAACTGTGGTAGCTCAAATTCGTGACATTGAAATCAtcttccagaaaaacagaacaataCTGAACAATGTACGAGATaagaaatttttgaaatacTCTACAGTAGCTACTCAAGAGGACAGTGGTGAATACCTGTGTAAGGTGGAGCAAGGAGCGGTGTCTAAAACCACCAAACTGAATGTCTATGTGTCAG AATTATTCCCCAGGCCAACGCTGTCTGCTTCTATGACTAAGTTGGATGAAAGTAAAGATTTGATTTTGAGTTGCAGCATTAATGGTGTTCGGAGAGCCAACTTCTCTATGTTACGGAAAAGTCCCAGTGGAGATGTCCTGTTGAAAAATTCTAGAGTCTTACCAATTAAAGTTAGTGTGAATGATACTGGATTTTACACCTGCAAAGCTGAAGTAAAAGGAATAGTCAAGGAGAGCAAACCTGTATGGATAAATGTTTATG CTCCAGTCTCCAAGCCAACTCTTTCTGTTGTCAGTGGTTCACCAGAGGTGGTATTAGGGAAGCCTCTACATTTAATCTGTCATTCAGTGATGGGAACACCACCAATAACATTCACATTCTACAAAGGggatgaaataaagaaaaatgtaactaATGACACATATGCTACATTCTTGGATGAAGATATTGGGCTAAATGACAATGGAGGATACAAATGTGATGCTAGAAACAATCACTCCAGTGGTGTGAAAACTAGCAACATTCTAAATGTCACAGTGATAG TGCCAATCAGGGATGCCAGTTTGGGCAGTATTCCGTATGGAGAAGTAGAAGTTGGCAGTGATactgctttcctctgctctgtaAAAGAAGGATCTTGGCCAATTGACttcaagttttttaaaaaaactgatcGTGAAGTTCTTCTCCATGAAGTAAGGGAATATTCAGACAGAACCATATGGCACAAGAAAACAATGAAGAGGAGGGATACAGGGACTTACTATTGCATGGCTTCGAACCGAGCCAGCGTGGATGTGAGGAGCCGTCCAATAACCATCAGTG TCATCTTAGCAGCGTGGCAGAAAGGAGTCATTGCTGCATTTGTCCTAACAgccatggcaggagcaggagcagtcGCTTTGTGGTGGTTTTTGCGTAAGAAGAAAAAGG CTAAAGGACCATCCATGGAGATGTCTGG ttctcCCTTGGCTCCAAACTTGACAAGTGAAAAACTAACAAGACAGCCCAGTGATGGAAACTACTATTCAG GATCAGGTTACATTGAAGATAATGAAAACCACATGAAATCAACAGATGAGAGTAAAG GACCTGACCTTGAGAGTGCTGAGGTGGATTACACTGAAGTTGAAGTCTCCACGCTTGATCCTCACAGAG
- the PECAM1 gene encoding platelet endothelial cell adhesion molecule isoform X14 yields the protein MYLALLVIFLQCSEVYAQGKVFTFNRVEIRVQPSVKVKNGAPMSISCHADISKNTDFQLKHNFTIFKNGKLVFMTVSDKEDAWYEIPAARSSDTGDYECTVKADGKLSFSNSIYVWVAGMTKPILTADKKEVIEGEVVKLRCELPEEVPPLEFVFRKIKTNSAPKEKHVLEQNQNFSEMEYYVEEGDNILQFDCFGKRQIRSGWESSQHSNRTLVTVKEPFIKPTLITKPSNNVTEGDQIEFECSTVVAQIRDIEIIFQKNRTILNNVRDKKFLKYSTVATQEDSGEYLCKVEQGAVSKTTKLNVYVSELFPRPTLSASMTKLDESKDLILSCSINGVRRANFSMLRKSPSGDVLLKNSRVLPIKVSVNDTGFYTCKAEVKGIVKESKPVWINVYAPVSKPTLSVVSGSPEVVLGKPLHLICHSVMGTPPITFTFYKGDEIKKNVTNDTYATFLDEDIGLNDNGGYKCDARNNHSSGVKTSNILNVTVIVPIRDASLGSIPYGEVEVGSDTAFLCSVKEGSWPIDFKFFKKTDREVLLHEVREYSDRTIWHKKTMKRRDTGTYYCMASNRASVDVRSRPITISVILAAWQKGVIAAFVLTAMAGAGAVALWWFLRKKKKAKGPSMEMSGSPLAPNLTSEKLTRQPSDGNYYSGSGYIEDNENHMKSTDESKGPDLESAEVDYTEVEVSTLDPHRAENIWAS from the exons ATGTATCTTGCTCTGCTGGTGATTTTCTTGCAGT gtTCAGAAGTTTATGCTCAGGGGAAAG TTTTTACTTTCAACAGAGTTGAAATCAGGGTTCAGCCATCTGTCAAAGTGAAGAATGGAGCTCCAATGTCAATTAGCTGCCATGCTGATATTAGCAAAAATACTGATTTCCAGCTGAAGcataattttacaatttttaagAATGGGAAGCTTGTGTTTATGACCGTATCAGACAAAGAAGATGCATGGTATGAAATACCTGCAGCCAGGTCTTCAGATACAGGAGACTATGAATGTACTGTGAAAGCAGATGGAAAGCTGAGTTTCAGTAACTCCATCTATGTTTGGGTAGCAG GAATGACCAAGCCAATCCTGACTGCAGACAAAAAAGAAGTTATAGAGGGTGAAGTTGTGAAATTACGTTGTGAGCTGCCAGAAGAAGTACCTCCTTTAGAGTTCGTTTTCCGGAAGATAAAGACAAATTCAGCACCTAAGGAAAAACATGTActtgaacaaaaccaaaatttttctgaaatggaataTTATGTTGAAGAGGGAgataatattttacaatttgATTGCTTTGGCAAGAGACAAATAAGATCGGGATGGGAAAGCTCACAACACAGCAACAGAACACTTGTTACAGTCAAGG AACCATTTATAAAGCCCACTCTGATCACCAAGCCCTCGAATAATGTTACAGAGGGAGACCAAATAGAATTTGAATGCTCAACTGTGGTAGCTCAAATTCGTGACATTGAAATCAtcttccagaaaaacagaacaataCTGAACAATGTACGAGATaagaaatttttgaaatacTCTACAGTAGCTACTCAAGAGGACAGTGGTGAATACCTGTGTAAGGTGGAGCAAGGAGCGGTGTCTAAAACCACCAAACTGAATGTCTATGTGTCAG AATTATTCCCCAGGCCAACGCTGTCTGCTTCTATGACTAAGTTGGATGAAAGTAAAGATTTGATTTTGAGTTGCAGCATTAATGGTGTTCGGAGAGCCAACTTCTCTATGTTACGGAAAAGTCCCAGTGGAGATGTCCTGTTGAAAAATTCTAGAGTCTTACCAATTAAAGTTAGTGTGAATGATACTGGATTTTACACCTGCAAAGCTGAAGTAAAAGGAATAGTCAAGGAGAGCAAACCTGTATGGATAAATGTTTATG CTCCAGTCTCCAAGCCAACTCTTTCTGTTGTCAGTGGTTCACCAGAGGTGGTATTAGGGAAGCCTCTACATTTAATCTGTCATTCAGTGATGGGAACACCACCAATAACATTCACATTCTACAAAGGggatgaaataaagaaaaatgtaactaATGACACATATGCTACATTCTTGGATGAAGATATTGGGCTAAATGACAATGGAGGATACAAATGTGATGCTAGAAACAATCACTCCAGTGGTGTGAAAACTAGCAACATTCTAAATGTCACAGTGATAG TGCCAATCAGGGATGCCAGTTTGGGCAGTATTCCGTATGGAGAAGTAGAAGTTGGCAGTGATactgctttcctctgctctgtaAAAGAAGGATCTTGGCCAATTGACttcaagttttttaaaaaaactgatcGTGAAGTTCTTCTCCATGAAGTAAGGGAATATTCAGACAGAACCATATGGCACAAGAAAACAATGAAGAGGAGGGATACAGGGACTTACTATTGCATGGCTTCGAACCGAGCCAGCGTGGATGTGAGGAGCCGTCCAATAACCATCAGTG TCATCTTAGCAGCGTGGCAGAAAGGAGTCATTGCTGCATTTGTCCTAACAgccatggcaggagcaggagcagtcGCTTTGTGGTGGTTTTTGCGTAAGAAGAAAAAGG CTAAAGGACCATCCATGGAGATGTCTGG ttctcCCTTGGCTCCAAACTTGACAAGTGAAAAACTAACAAGACAGCCCAGTGATGGAAACTACTATTCAG GATCAGGTTACATTGAAGATAATGAAAACCACATGAAATCAACAGATGAGAGTAAAG GACCTGACCTTGAGAGTGCTGAGGTGGATTACACTGAAGTTGAAGTCTCCACGCTTGATCCTCACAGAG
- the PECAM1 gene encoding platelet endothelial cell adhesion molecule isoform X20 has protein sequence MYLALLVIFLQCSEVYAQGKVFTFNRVEIRVQPSVKVKNGAPMSISCHADISKNTDFQLKHNFTIFKNGKLVFMTVSDKEDAWYEIPAARSSDTGDYECTVKADGKLSFSNSIYVWVAGMTKPILTADKKEVIEGEVVKLRCELPEEVPPLEFVFRKIKTNSAPKEKHVLEQNQNFSEMEYYVEEGDNILQFDCFGKRQIRSGWESSQHSNRTLVTVKEPFIKPTLITKPSNNVTEGDQIEFECSTVVAQIRDIEIIFQKNRTILNNVRDKKFLKYSTVATQEDSGEYLCKVEQGAVSKTTKLNVYVSELFPRPTLSASMTKLDESKDLILSCSINGVRRANFSMLRKSPSGDVLLKNSRVLPIKVSVNDTGFYTCKAEVKGIVKESKPVWINVYAPVSKPTLSVVSGSPEVVLGKPLHLICHSVMGTPPITFTFYKGDEIKKNVTNDTYATFLDEDIGLNDNGGYKCDARNNHSSGVKTSNILNVTVIVPIRDASLGSIPYGEVEVGSDTAFLCSVKEGSWPIDFKFFKKTDREVLLHEVREYSDRTIWHKKTMKRRDTGTYYCMASNRASVDVRSRPITISVILAAWQKGVIAAFVLTAMAGAGAVALWWFLRKKKKAKGPSMEMSGSPLAPNLTSEKLTRQPSDGNYYSAPEQKGTETVYSEIRKTYNDSVENRNSQRIYGHPDAT, from the exons ATGTATCTTGCTCTGCTGGTGATTTTCTTGCAGT gtTCAGAAGTTTATGCTCAGGGGAAAG TTTTTACTTTCAACAGAGTTGAAATCAGGGTTCAGCCATCTGTCAAAGTGAAGAATGGAGCTCCAATGTCAATTAGCTGCCATGCTGATATTAGCAAAAATACTGATTTCCAGCTGAAGcataattttacaatttttaagAATGGGAAGCTTGTGTTTATGACCGTATCAGACAAAGAAGATGCATGGTATGAAATACCTGCAGCCAGGTCTTCAGATACAGGAGACTATGAATGTACTGTGAAAGCAGATGGAAAGCTGAGTTTCAGTAACTCCATCTATGTTTGGGTAGCAG GAATGACCAAGCCAATCCTGACTGCAGACAAAAAAGAAGTTATAGAGGGTGAAGTTGTGAAATTACGTTGTGAGCTGCCAGAAGAAGTACCTCCTTTAGAGTTCGTTTTCCGGAAGATAAAGACAAATTCAGCACCTAAGGAAAAACATGTActtgaacaaaaccaaaatttttctgaaatggaataTTATGTTGAAGAGGGAgataatattttacaatttgATTGCTTTGGCAAGAGACAAATAAGATCGGGATGGGAAAGCTCACAACACAGCAACAGAACACTTGTTACAGTCAAGG AACCATTTATAAAGCCCACTCTGATCACCAAGCCCTCGAATAATGTTACAGAGGGAGACCAAATAGAATTTGAATGCTCAACTGTGGTAGCTCAAATTCGTGACATTGAAATCAtcttccagaaaaacagaacaataCTGAACAATGTACGAGATaagaaatttttgaaatacTCTACAGTAGCTACTCAAGAGGACAGTGGTGAATACCTGTGTAAGGTGGAGCAAGGAGCGGTGTCTAAAACCACCAAACTGAATGTCTATGTGTCAG AATTATTCCCCAGGCCAACGCTGTCTGCTTCTATGACTAAGTTGGATGAAAGTAAAGATTTGATTTTGAGTTGCAGCATTAATGGTGTTCGGAGAGCCAACTTCTCTATGTTACGGAAAAGTCCCAGTGGAGATGTCCTGTTGAAAAATTCTAGAGTCTTACCAATTAAAGTTAGTGTGAATGATACTGGATTTTACACCTGCAAAGCTGAAGTAAAAGGAATAGTCAAGGAGAGCAAACCTGTATGGATAAATGTTTATG CTCCAGTCTCCAAGCCAACTCTTTCTGTTGTCAGTGGTTCACCAGAGGTGGTATTAGGGAAGCCTCTACATTTAATCTGTCATTCAGTGATGGGAACACCACCAATAACATTCACATTCTACAAAGGggatgaaataaagaaaaatgtaactaATGACACATATGCTACATTCTTGGATGAAGATATTGGGCTAAATGACAATGGAGGATACAAATGTGATGCTAGAAACAATCACTCCAGTGGTGTGAAAACTAGCAACATTCTAAATGTCACAGTGATAG TGCCAATCAGGGATGCCAGTTTGGGCAGTATTCCGTATGGAGAAGTAGAAGTTGGCAGTGATactgctttcctctgctctgtaAAAGAAGGATCTTGGCCAATTGACttcaagttttttaaaaaaactgatcGTGAAGTTCTTCTCCATGAAGTAAGGGAATATTCAGACAGAACCATATGGCACAAGAAAACAATGAAGAGGAGGGATACAGGGACTTACTATTGCATGGCTTCGAACCGAGCCAGCGTGGATGTGAGGAGCCGTCCAATAACCATCAGTG TCATCTTAGCAGCGTGGCAGAAAGGAGTCATTGCTGCATTTGTCCTAACAgccatggcaggagcaggagcagtcGCTTTGTGGTGGTTTTTGCGTAAGAAGAAAAAGG CTAAAGGACCATCCATGGAGATGTCTGG ttctcCCTTGGCTCCAAACTTGACAAGTGAAAAACTAACAAGACAGCCCAGTGATGGAAACTACTATTCAG ctcctgaaCAGAAGGGGACTGAAACAGTTTATAGTGAAATCAGAAAAACTTATAATG
- the PECAM1 gene encoding platelet endothelial cell adhesion molecule isoform X17 encodes MYLALLVIFLQCSEVYAQGKVFTFNRVEIRVQPSVKVKNGAPMSISCHADISKNTDFQLKHNFTIFKNGKLVFMTVSDKEDAWYEIPAARSSDTGDYECTVKADGKLSFSNSIYVWVAGMTKPILTADKKEVIEGEVVKLRCELPEEVPPLEFVFRKIKTNSAPKEKHVLEQNQNFSEMEYYVEEGDNILQFDCFGKRQIRSGWESSQHSNRTLVTVKEPFIKPTLITKPSNNVTEGDQIEFECSTVVAQIRDIEIIFQKNRTILNNVRDKKFLKYSTVATQEDSGEYLCKVEQGAVSKTTKLNVYVSELFPRPTLSASMTKLDESKDLILSCSINGVRRANFSMLRKSPSGDVLLKNSRVLPIKVSVNDTGFYTCKAEVKGIVKESKPVWINVYAPVSKPTLSVVSGSPEVVLGKPLHLICHSVMGTPPITFTFYKGDEIKKNVTNDTYATFLDEDIGLNDNGGYKCDARNNHSSGVKTSNILNVTVIVPIRDASLGSIPYGEVEVGSDTAFLCSVKEGSWPIDFKFFKKTDREVLLHEVREYSDRTIWHKKTMKRRDTGTYYCMASNRASVDVRSRPITISVILAAWQKGVIAAFVLTAMAGAGAVALWWFLRKKKKAKGPSMEMSGSPLAPNLTSEKLTRQPSDGNYYSGSGYIEDNENHMKSTDESKAPEQKGTETVYSEIRKTYNENIWAS; translated from the exons ATGTATCTTGCTCTGCTGGTGATTTTCTTGCAGT gtTCAGAAGTTTATGCTCAGGGGAAAG TTTTTACTTTCAACAGAGTTGAAATCAGGGTTCAGCCATCTGTCAAAGTGAAGAATGGAGCTCCAATGTCAATTAGCTGCCATGCTGATATTAGCAAAAATACTGATTTCCAGCTGAAGcataattttacaatttttaagAATGGGAAGCTTGTGTTTATGACCGTATCAGACAAAGAAGATGCATGGTATGAAATACCTGCAGCCAGGTCTTCAGATACAGGAGACTATGAATGTACTGTGAAAGCAGATGGAAAGCTGAGTTTCAGTAACTCCATCTATGTTTGGGTAGCAG GAATGACCAAGCCAATCCTGACTGCAGACAAAAAAGAAGTTATAGAGGGTGAAGTTGTGAAATTACGTTGTGAGCTGCCAGAAGAAGTACCTCCTTTAGAGTTCGTTTTCCGGAAGATAAAGACAAATTCAGCACCTAAGGAAAAACATGTActtgaacaaaaccaaaatttttctgaaatggaataTTATGTTGAAGAGGGAgataatattttacaatttgATTGCTTTGGCAAGAGACAAATAAGATCGGGATGGGAAAGCTCACAACACAGCAACAGAACACTTGTTACAGTCAAGG AACCATTTATAAAGCCCACTCTGATCACCAAGCCCTCGAATAATGTTACAGAGGGAGACCAAATAGAATTTGAATGCTCAACTGTGGTAGCTCAAATTCGTGACATTGAAATCAtcttccagaaaaacagaacaataCTGAACAATGTACGAGATaagaaatttttgaaatacTCTACAGTAGCTACTCAAGAGGACAGTGGTGAATACCTGTGTAAGGTGGAGCAAGGAGCGGTGTCTAAAACCACCAAACTGAATGTCTATGTGTCAG AATTATTCCCCAGGCCAACGCTGTCTGCTTCTATGACTAAGTTGGATGAAAGTAAAGATTTGATTTTGAGTTGCAGCATTAATGGTGTTCGGAGAGCCAACTTCTCTATGTTACGGAAAAGTCCCAGTGGAGATGTCCTGTTGAAAAATTCTAGAGTCTTACCAATTAAAGTTAGTGTGAATGATACTGGATTTTACACCTGCAAAGCTGAAGTAAAAGGAATAGTCAAGGAGAGCAAACCTGTATGGATAAATGTTTATG CTCCAGTCTCCAAGCCAACTCTTTCTGTTGTCAGTGGTTCACCAGAGGTGGTATTAGGGAAGCCTCTACATTTAATCTGTCATTCAGTGATGGGAACACCACCAATAACATTCACATTCTACAAAGGggatgaaataaagaaaaatgtaactaATGACACATATGCTACATTCTTGGATGAAGATATTGGGCTAAATGACAATGGAGGATACAAATGTGATGCTAGAAACAATCACTCCAGTGGTGTGAAAACTAGCAACATTCTAAATGTCACAGTGATAG TGCCAATCAGGGATGCCAGTTTGGGCAGTATTCCGTATGGAGAAGTAGAAGTTGGCAGTGATactgctttcctctgctctgtaAAAGAAGGATCTTGGCCAATTGACttcaagttttttaaaaaaactgatcGTGAAGTTCTTCTCCATGAAGTAAGGGAATATTCAGACAGAACCATATGGCACAAGAAAACAATGAAGAGGAGGGATACAGGGACTTACTATTGCATGGCTTCGAACCGAGCCAGCGTGGATGTGAGGAGCCGTCCAATAACCATCAGTG TCATCTTAGCAGCGTGGCAGAAAGGAGTCATTGCTGCATTTGTCCTAACAgccatggcaggagcaggagcagtcGCTTTGTGGTGGTTTTTGCGTAAGAAGAAAAAGG CTAAAGGACCATCCATGGAGATGTCTGG ttctcCCTTGGCTCCAAACTTGACAAGTGAAAAACTAACAAGACAGCCCAGTGATGGAAACTACTATTCAG GATCAGGTTACATTGAAGATAATGAAAACCACATGAAATCAACAGATGAGAGTAAAG ctcctgaaCAGAAGGGGACTGAAACAGTTTATAGTGAAATCAGAAAAACTTATAATG
- the PECAM1 gene encoding platelet endothelial cell adhesion molecule isoform X6: MYLALLVIFLQCSEVYAQGKVFTFNRVEIRVQPSVKVKNGAPMSISCHADISKNTDFQLKHNFTIFKNGKLVFMTVSDKEDAWYEIPAARSSDTGDYECTVKADGKLSFSNSIYVWVAGMTKPILTADKKEVIEGEVVKLRCELPEEVPPLEFVFRKIKTNSAPKEKHVLEQNQNFSEMEYYVEEGDNILQFDCFGKRQIRSGWESSQHSNRTLVTVKEPFIKPTLITKPSNNVTEGDQIEFECSTVVAQIRDIEIIFQKNRTILNNVRDKKFLKYSTVATQEDSGEYLCKVEQGAVSKTTKLNVYVSELFPRPTLSASMTKLDESKDLILSCSINGVRRANFSMLRKSPSGDVLLKNSRVLPIKVSVNDTGFYTCKAEVKGIVKESKPVWINVYAPVSKPTLSVVSGSPEVVLGKPLHLICHSVMGTPPITFTFYKGDEIKKNVTNDTYATFLDEDIGLNDNGGYKCDARNNHSSGVKTSNILNVTVIVPIRDASLGSIPYGEVEVGSDTAFLCSVKEGSWPIDFKFFKKTDREVLLHEVREYSDRTIWHKKTMKRRDTGTYYCMASNRASVDVRSRPITISVILAAWQKGVIAAFVLTAMAGAGAVALWWFLRKKKKAKGPSMEMSGSPLAPNLTSEKLTRQPSDGNYYSGSGYIEDNENHMKSTDESKAPEQKGTETVYSEIRKTYNAKAQESNLLQEGSDSDIRVLMEITFCGKQEFSENIWAS, translated from the exons ATGTATCTTGCTCTGCTGGTGATTTTCTTGCAGT gtTCAGAAGTTTATGCTCAGGGGAAAG TTTTTACTTTCAACAGAGTTGAAATCAGGGTTCAGCCATCTGTCAAAGTGAAGAATGGAGCTCCAATGTCAATTAGCTGCCATGCTGATATTAGCAAAAATACTGATTTCCAGCTGAAGcataattttacaatttttaagAATGGGAAGCTTGTGTTTATGACCGTATCAGACAAAGAAGATGCATGGTATGAAATACCTGCAGCCAGGTCTTCAGATACAGGAGACTATGAATGTACTGTGAAAGCAGATGGAAAGCTGAGTTTCAGTAACTCCATCTATGTTTGGGTAGCAG GAATGACCAAGCCAATCCTGACTGCAGACAAAAAAGAAGTTATAGAGGGTGAAGTTGTGAAATTACGTTGTGAGCTGCCAGAAGAAGTACCTCCTTTAGAGTTCGTTTTCCGGAAGATAAAGACAAATTCAGCACCTAAGGAAAAACATGTActtgaacaaaaccaaaatttttctgaaatggaataTTATGTTGAAGAGGGAgataatattttacaatttgATTGCTTTGGCAAGAGACAAATAAGATCGGGATGGGAAAGCTCACAACACAGCAACAGAACACTTGTTACAGTCAAGG AACCATTTATAAAGCCCACTCTGATCACCAAGCCCTCGAATAATGTTACAGAGGGAGACCAAATAGAATTTGAATGCTCAACTGTGGTAGCTCAAATTCGTGACATTGAAATCAtcttccagaaaaacagaacaataCTGAACAATGTACGAGATaagaaatttttgaaatacTCTACAGTAGCTACTCAAGAGGACAGTGGTGAATACCTGTGTAAGGTGGAGCAAGGAGCGGTGTCTAAAACCACCAAACTGAATGTCTATGTGTCAG AATTATTCCCCAGGCCAACGCTGTCTGCTTCTATGACTAAGTTGGATGAAAGTAAAGATTTGATTTTGAGTTGCAGCATTAATGGTGTTCGGAGAGCCAACTTCTCTATGTTACGGAAAAGTCCCAGTGGAGATGTCCTGTTGAAAAATTCTAGAGTCTTACCAATTAAAGTTAGTGTGAATGATACTGGATTTTACACCTGCAAAGCTGAAGTAAAAGGAATAGTCAAGGAGAGCAAACCTGTATGGATAAATGTTTATG CTCCAGTCTCCAAGCCAACTCTTTCTGTTGTCAGTGGTTCACCAGAGGTGGTATTAGGGAAGCCTCTACATTTAATCTGTCATTCAGTGATGGGAACACCACCAATAACATTCACATTCTACAAAGGggatgaaataaagaaaaatgtaactaATGACACATATGCTACATTCTTGGATGAAGATATTGGGCTAAATGACAATGGAGGATACAAATGTGATGCTAGAAACAATCACTCCAGTGGTGTGAAAACTAGCAACATTCTAAATGTCACAGTGATAG TGCCAATCAGGGATGCCAGTTTGGGCAGTATTCCGTATGGAGAAGTAGAAGTTGGCAGTGATactgctttcctctgctctgtaAAAGAAGGATCTTGGCCAATTGACttcaagttttttaaaaaaactgatcGTGAAGTTCTTCTCCATGAAGTAAGGGAATATTCAGACAGAACCATATGGCACAAGAAAACAATGAAGAGGAGGGATACAGGGACTTACTATTGCATGGCTTCGAACCGAGCCAGCGTGGATGTGAGGAGCCGTCCAATAACCATCAGTG TCATCTTAGCAGCGTGGCAGAAAGGAGTCATTGCTGCATTTGTCCTAACAgccatggcaggagcaggagcagtcGCTTTGTGGTGGTTTTTGCGTAAGAAGAAAAAGG CTAAAGGACCATCCATGGAGATGTCTGG ttctcCCTTGGCTCCAAACTTGACAAGTGAAAAACTAACAAGACAGCCCAGTGATGGAAACTACTATTCAG GATCAGGTTACATTGAAGATAATGAAAACCACATGAAATCAACAGATGAGAGTAAAG ctcctgaaCAGAAGGGGACTGAAACAGTTTATAGTGAAATCAGAAAAACTTATAATG CAAAAGCCCAGGAGTCCAACCTACTTCAGGAAGGCAGTGATTCAGACATACGTGTGCTTATGGAAATCAC